From one Catenuloplanes nepalensis genomic stretch:
- a CDS encoding NACHT domain-containing protein — MSKELGYADAVKLLGGSSPLVTALDRALGGLLLAATGGGSELAISLFDAKGEAVRLGNQLITGLRDKIKGFSRYDRTRRLQAAHSIIVVTAFFEALDDIDLPFDQRKLRLTPEERARITGLGIGQLFDDWVPAPAPHLDHERFLSRLSFWYLRKAATLDDFVRNLRVFDDLDENQQLDASDALHTKLPSAAARRYEDLHRRLLVEVPEFGLWISEVRQREIGTALARIETVLAEVASDHTPGDVARTLVRAWRAALDRPILSEGDIPGDLTIPTLAQGYVDPDFRVRVVDAAGSPAEETWWDEAAPRSDLAAFLASHLTTPFATDSPLLVLGQPGAGKSVLTRILAARLDARDFLPVRVVLREVPAEADLQDQIESAVRAATGEVLSWPALVRAAGPALPVVLLDGFDELLQATGVSHSDYLDKVAAFQRREADLGRPVAVLVTSRTAVADRARPPSGALCLRLEPFREPHVRRWLHVWNSANAATLHARGLATLAADVVLRQPQLAGQPLLLMMLALYDADANALRAAGETLDEGALYERLLTTFAQREVLKTFAAATDERLASLVEAELLRLSVAAFGMFNRNRQWVTEAELDADLRALMPGRRADPVTGFRPELGAAAKLVGRFFFMQRGEATRDGTRLRTYEFLHATFGEFLIARLTVRLIAQLTAEEAEGAGSVFGSTGCRDHQLHALLSFAPLTDREPILAFVAGHTARHATPAMRRLPVTLFQRLDGRATDQDVRDYQPVTLPVPERHAVYDLNLLLLAVVLNGEVRASELFPDRADPVLGWRRHALLWQAMLSTVAWSSVIFTLQTRAVWLGERRDLVVLRDRDSLPPPVDPYWLHRIHPDHSTRAVTSWQHTHADRFARQSNLVRDRVNETLMHAVEPLMARFADATTTFVASDDGAYSIAAAISRFQLAVLLNDDPAEITRTGNDAVHAVLHCWAPQVDRIVREDGVRAVLGLCDLLDARGSSVARQRWRLELDIWLRRGVSHRSRVDGSTHSS; from the coding sequence GTGTCCAAAGAGCTCGGTTACGCGGATGCGGTGAAGCTGCTCGGTGGGTCGTCACCGCTGGTGACGGCGCTGGACCGGGCCCTGGGCGGGCTGCTGCTGGCCGCGACGGGCGGCGGCAGCGAGCTGGCGATCAGCCTGTTCGACGCCAAGGGCGAGGCGGTCCGGCTCGGCAACCAGCTGATCACCGGCCTGCGGGACAAGATCAAGGGCTTCTCACGGTACGACCGGACGCGGCGCCTGCAGGCGGCACACTCGATCATCGTGGTGACCGCGTTCTTCGAGGCGCTGGACGACATCGACCTGCCGTTCGACCAGCGGAAGCTGCGGCTCACGCCGGAGGAACGCGCCCGCATCACCGGCCTGGGCATCGGCCAGCTCTTCGATGACTGGGTGCCGGCACCCGCGCCGCACCTCGATCACGAACGTTTCCTGTCCCGCCTGAGCTTCTGGTACCTCCGCAAGGCGGCAACCCTGGACGATTTCGTGCGGAATCTGCGCGTCTTCGACGACCTGGACGAGAACCAGCAGCTCGATGCGAGCGACGCGTTGCACACCAAGCTGCCGTCGGCCGCGGCCCGGCGCTACGAGGATCTCCACCGGCGCCTTCTCGTGGAGGTGCCGGAGTTCGGCCTGTGGATCTCCGAGGTGCGGCAGCGGGAGATCGGCACCGCGCTGGCCCGGATCGAGACGGTCCTCGCGGAGGTCGCCTCCGACCACACGCCCGGCGACGTGGCCCGCACGCTCGTGCGCGCGTGGCGGGCCGCCCTGGACCGGCCCATCCTCTCCGAGGGCGACATCCCGGGCGATCTCACCATCCCCACGCTCGCGCAGGGCTACGTCGACCCGGACTTCCGGGTACGCGTGGTCGACGCGGCCGGGTCGCCGGCCGAGGAGACCTGGTGGGACGAGGCCGCACCCCGCTCGGATCTGGCCGCGTTCCTGGCCAGCCACCTGACCACGCCGTTCGCCACGGATTCGCCGCTGCTGGTGCTCGGCCAGCCCGGTGCGGGGAAGTCCGTGCTCACCCGCATCCTCGCGGCCCGGCTGGACGCGCGCGACTTCCTGCCGGTCCGGGTGGTGCTGCGCGAGGTGCCCGCGGAGGCTGACCTCCAGGACCAGATCGAATCGGCGGTCCGCGCCGCCACCGGCGAGGTGCTCTCCTGGCCCGCGCTGGTCCGCGCCGCCGGTCCGGCGCTGCCGGTGGTGCTTCTCGACGGCTTCGACGAACTGTTGCAGGCCACCGGCGTCAGCCACTCCGACTATCTGGACAAGGTGGCCGCGTTCCAGCGCCGCGAAGCCGACCTGGGCCGGCCCGTCGCGGTGCTGGTCACCAGCCGCACCGCGGTCGCGGACCGGGCCCGGCCGCCGTCCGGCGCGCTCTGCCTGCGCCTGGAGCCGTTCCGGGAGCCGCACGTCCGGCGCTGGCTGCACGTGTGGAACTCCGCGAACGCGGCCACGCTGCACGCCCGAGGCCTGGCCACGCTCGCGGCGGACGTGGTACTGCGCCAGCCGCAGCTGGCCGGTCAGCCGCTGCTGTTGATGATGCTCGCGCTCTACGACGCGGACGCGAACGCGCTCCGCGCCGCCGGGGAGACCTTGGACGAGGGTGCGCTCTACGAGCGGCTGCTCACCACGTTCGCCCAGCGGGAGGTGCTGAAGACGTTCGCGGCCGCGACCGACGAACGGCTCGCCTCACTGGTCGAGGCCGAGTTGCTGCGGCTGTCCGTGGCCGCGTTCGGGATGTTCAACCGGAACCGGCAGTGGGTCACCGAGGCGGAGCTGGACGCGGATCTGCGTGCGCTGATGCCGGGCCGCCGCGCCGATCCGGTCACCGGCTTCCGGCCGGAGCTCGGCGCGGCGGCGAAGCTGGTCGGGCGGTTCTTCTTCATGCAGCGCGGCGAGGCGACCCGGGACGGCACCCGGCTGCGGACCTACGAGTTCCTGCACGCCACGTTCGGGGAGTTCCTGATCGCGCGACTGACCGTACGCCTGATCGCGCAGCTGACGGCGGAGGAGGCGGAGGGTGCCGGATCGGTGTTCGGCTCCACCGGCTGCCGGGACCACCAGTTGCACGCACTGCTGTCGTTCGCGCCGCTGACCGACCGTGAACCGATTCTGGCGTTCGTCGCCGGCCATACGGCCCGGCACGCTACCCCGGCGATGCGGCGGCTGCCGGTCACGCTGTTCCAGCGGCTGGACGGCCGGGCCACCGATCAGGACGTGCGCGACTACCAGCCGGTGACGCTGCCGGTGCCGGAGCGGCATGCGGTGTACGACCTGAATCTGCTGCTGCTCGCGGTCGTGTTGAACGGCGAGGTGCGGGCGAGCGAGCTGTTCCCGGACCGCGCCGATCCGGTGCTGGGCTGGCGGCGGCACGCGCTGCTCTGGCAGGCGATGCTGAGCACGGTTGCCTGGTCGAGCGTGATCTTTACACTGCAGACGCGCGCGGTCTGGCTCGGCGAGCGCCGTGATCTCGTGGTGCTGCGCGACCGCGACTCGTTGCCGCCGCCGGTGGACCCGTACTGGCTCCACCGTATCCACCCGGACCACTCGACGCGTGCGGTCACGTCCTGGCAGCACACACACGCGGACAGGTTCGCCCGGCAGAGCAACCTGGTGCGGGACCGGGTCAACGAAACGCTGATGCACGCGGTGGAGCCGTTGATGGCGCGGTTCGCGGATGCGACCACCACGTTCGTGGCCAGTGACGACGGTGCCTACTCGATCGCGGCCGCGATCAGCCGGTTTCAGCTCGCGGTGCTGCTCAACGACGATCCCGCCGAGATCACGCGCACGGGGAACGACGCGGTGCACGCGGTCCTCCACTGCTGGGCACCCCAGGTGGACCGGATCGTCCGCGAGGACGGAGTCCGGGCCGTCCTCGGCCTGTGCGACCTGCTCGATGCGCGCGGGTCGTCCGTGGCGCGCCAACGGTGGCGATTGGAACTTGATATCTGGTTGAGGAGAGGCGTGAGTCATCGATCTCGGGTGGACGGATCGACCCACTCCAGTTGA
- a CDS encoding cupin domain-containing protein, with amino-acid sequence MSDPFHQRLHHVAAAGLSGDTAQTTGMRRVEAISGKTVGSRNLWMGQTHVAARTNSGNHHHGESETAIYVVSGNPSFVFSDPDHGEIRIDTKPGDYIYVPPWVPHREENPDPDTEAVVVISRTTQEAIVVNVPQLEWVDPSTRDR; translated from the coding sequence ATGAGCGACCCCTTTCACCAGCGGCTGCACCACGTCGCCGCGGCCGGCCTGAGCGGCGACACGGCCCAGACCACCGGCATGCGGCGCGTCGAGGCGATCAGCGGCAAGACCGTGGGCAGCCGGAACCTCTGGATGGGCCAGACCCACGTGGCCGCGCGCACCAACTCCGGCAACCACCACCACGGCGAGTCGGAGACCGCGATCTACGTGGTCAGCGGCAACCCGTCCTTCGTCTTCTCCGACCCCGACCACGGCGAGATCCGCATCGACACCAAACCCGGCGACTACATCTACGTCCCGCCGTGGGTCCCGCACCGCGAGGAGAACCCCGACCCGGACACCGAGGCCGTCGTGGTCATCTCCCGCACCACCCAGGAGGCCATCGTGGTCAACGTTCCTCAACTGGAGTGGGTCGATCCGTCCACCCGAGATCGATGA
- a CDS encoding flavin reductase family protein, whose translation MTVAVAPDLFRQLLRRHAAAVVVITAPGTGFTATSFTSVSLDPPLVSFCLARSASAWPAIAATPTVAVHVLGREQEHIARTFATSGIDRLAAHGAWRPGPDGVPLLDGVLARLVCRVVDRVQAGDHTIVLASPLDGEHRADEAETPLLYHAGRYSSVHPR comes from the coding sequence ATGACCGTGGCCGTCGCCCCCGATCTCTTCCGTCAGCTTCTCCGCCGGCACGCCGCGGCGGTCGTGGTGATCACGGCGCCCGGGACCGGCTTCACCGCGACCTCGTTCACCTCGGTCTCGCTGGATCCGCCGCTGGTGTCGTTCTGCCTGGCCCGGAGCGCGTCGGCGTGGCCGGCGATCGCGGCGACGCCGACCGTGGCCGTGCACGTGCTCGGGCGGGAGCAGGAGCACATCGCCCGCACGTTCGCGACCAGCGGCATCGACCGGCTGGCCGCGCACGGGGCGTGGCGGCCGGGCCCGGACGGCGTGCCGCTGCTGGACGGCGTCCTGGCCCGCCTGGTGTGTCGCGTCGTCGACCGGGTGCAGGCCGGTGATCACACGATCGTGCTGGCCAGCCCGCTGGACGGCGAGCACCGCGCGGACGAGGCGGAGACGCCGCTGCTCTACCACGCGGGCCGCTACTCCTCGGTCCACCCTCGCTGA
- a CDS encoding LysR family transcriptional regulator produces the protein MGQILGIAPLRSFVAVADCGGFQRAATSLHLTQSAVSQHVRRLETALGRSLIERDGRGSRLTADGEELLARARRILAMHDETLRAFGAEVERTLTIGSTEHAAAQLLPALTASLAATFPDHHVRFRIDRGQQLRAALQDGRIDLALLLGPAGDADARTVGELHLTWYSSPEWTPPAVGGPIRLVAFDDPCALRSRALETLSAHGLPAEVGAEAAHLAGVQAAVRAGLGVALMATLGQRLDGLTARDDLPAPAPLPLSVWPRRGLPAAVTDGAATALRTLLTPQPPPPVP, from the coding sequence ATGGGTCAGATCTTGGGCATCGCACCGCTGCGCAGCTTCGTCGCCGTCGCGGACTGCGGCGGATTCCAGCGCGCCGCGACGTCGCTGCACCTCACCCAGTCCGCGGTGAGCCAGCACGTGCGCCGCCTGGAGACCGCGCTCGGCCGCTCGCTCATCGAGCGGGACGGCCGCGGCTCCCGCCTCACCGCGGACGGCGAGGAACTGCTCGCCCGCGCCCGCCGCATCCTCGCGATGCACGACGAGACGCTGCGCGCGTTCGGCGCCGAGGTGGAGCGCACGCTCACGATCGGCTCGACCGAGCACGCGGCCGCGCAACTGCTGCCCGCGCTGACCGCGTCGCTGGCCGCCACGTTCCCGGATCATCACGTCCGGTTCCGCATCGACCGCGGGCAGCAGCTGCGCGCCGCGTTGCAGGACGGCCGGATCGACCTCGCGCTGCTGCTCGGCCCGGCCGGCGACGCGGACGCCCGCACCGTGGGGGAACTGCATCTGACCTGGTACTCCTCTCCCGAGTGGACACCGCCCGCGGTGGGCGGGCCGATCCGGCTGGTGGCGTTCGACGACCCGTGCGCGCTGCGCAGCCGGGCCCTGGAGACGCTGTCCGCGCACGGCCTGCCGGCCGAGGTCGGCGCGGAGGCCGCACACCTCGCCGGTGTGCAGGCCGCGGTCCGGGCCGGGCTCGGCGTCGCGCTGATGGCCACGCTCGGCCAGCGGCTGGACGGCCTGACCGCCCGCGACGACCTGCCCGCACCGGCGCCGCTCCCGCTCTCCGTGTGGCCCCGCCGAGGCCTGCCCGCCGCGGTCACCGACGGCGCCGCCACCGCCCTCCGCACGCTCCTCACCCCGCAACCCCCGCCGCCCGTCCCGTGA
- a CDS encoding NtaA/DmoA family FMN-dependent monooxygenase (This protein belongs to a clade of FMN-dependent monooxygenases, within a broader family of flavin-dependent oxidoreductases, the luciferase-like monooxygenase (LMM) family, some of whose members use coenzyme F420 rather than FMN.): MTRRTLKLGAVLVGVGGPGQHHTWLSPEIPGDASVDIRWYIARARQAEAAYFDHVFIVDSQFITPDSPNHYLNRLEPLTLLSAVAVHTSHIGLVGTLTTSYNDPFNVARRLASLDLISGGRAGWNVVATGDGGTAGNYGRTEHYDYATRYGRALEHVRVVQGLWNSYEEGAFPRDKAAGVFFDRTKLHALHHVGEHFQVAGPLNIERSPQGQPVIFQAGDSDEGRDLGAEIADAIFTHARSIEQGVAFARDIRARAAAKDRDPEQILIVPGFSPIIADTDEEARAKEAATVGGKDFDRALKELGRPFGWHDFTRYDLDAPFPELGDAGDRSFRTQADAIKKLARDNGLTLRQVVQTTIESRRSPFVGSARTVADEIQRWFEAGALDGLNVMVTVPSEFARFTDEVLPILRERGVARTGYDAATLRGNLGLPIPVSTHARAAQTVSAR, translated from the coding sequence ATGACTCGCAGAACCCTGAAGCTGGGGGCCGTCCTCGTCGGAGTCGGCGGGCCCGGCCAGCACCACACGTGGCTCAGCCCGGAGATCCCCGGCGACGCCAGCGTGGACATCCGGTGGTACATCGCCCGGGCGCGGCAGGCCGAGGCCGCGTACTTCGATCACGTCTTCATCGTGGACAGCCAGTTCATCACGCCGGACTCGCCGAACCACTACCTCAACCGGCTCGAACCGCTCACGCTGCTCTCCGCGGTCGCGGTGCACACCAGCCACATCGGACTCGTCGGCACGCTCACCACCAGCTACAACGACCCGTTCAACGTGGCACGGCGGCTGGCGTCGCTGGACCTGATCAGCGGCGGCCGGGCCGGGTGGAACGTGGTCGCGACCGGGGACGGCGGCACCGCCGGCAACTACGGGCGAACCGAACACTACGACTACGCCACACGGTACGGCCGGGCGCTCGAACACGTCCGCGTGGTCCAGGGGCTGTGGAACTCCTACGAGGAGGGCGCGTTCCCCCGGGACAAGGCGGCCGGCGTCTTCTTCGACCGCACCAAGCTGCACGCCCTGCACCACGTCGGCGAGCACTTCCAGGTCGCCGGGCCGCTCAACATCGAGCGCTCGCCCCAGGGACAGCCGGTCATCTTCCAGGCCGGCGACTCAGACGAGGGCCGCGACCTGGGCGCCGAGATCGCCGACGCGATCTTCACGCACGCGCGGTCGATCGAGCAGGGCGTGGCGTTCGCGCGGGACATCCGGGCGCGTGCGGCGGCGAAGGACCGGGACCCGGAGCAGATCCTGATCGTGCCCGGGTTCAGTCCGATCATCGCGGACACCGACGAGGAGGCGCGCGCGAAGGAGGCGGCGACAGTCGGCGGCAAGGACTTCGATCGTGCGCTGAAGGAACTCGGGCGGCCGTTCGGCTGGCACGACTTCACCCGGTACGACCTGGACGCGCCGTTCCCGGAGCTGGGCGACGCCGGCGACCGCAGCTTCCGCACCCAGGCCGACGCGATCAAGAAGCTGGCCCGGGACAACGGGCTCACGCTGCGGCAGGTCGTGCAGACCACGATCGAGAGCCGCCGGTCGCCGTTCGTCGGCTCGGCGCGCACGGTCGCGGACGAGATCCAGCGCTGGTTCGAGGCCGGCGCGCTGGACGGGCTGAACGTGATGGTGACGGTGCCGAGCGAGTTCGCGCGGTTCACCGACGAGGTGCTGCCGATCCTGCGGGAGCGGGGCGTGGCCCGGACCGGTTACGACGCGGCCACGTTGCGCGGGAACCTGGGTCTGCCGATCCCGGTCAGCACGCACGCCCGCGCCGCGCAGACGGTGAGCGCACGATGA
- a CDS encoding ABC transporter substrate-binding protein produces the protein MTGRALFRTRVVSVLGSLLLGSAGCAGGAAAADAVPTLRWAVTLPAHWDPVVSGSGAQFRILSLAYASLTEIDEKGEAVPSLAESWTYNDAGDQVTFHLRPNLTFSDGTPLNAAAVRAYLERAKTQKDSALFGDLTSIESVSARGDLDVVVDLTQVDYQIPLLLGERVAQISSPAVDPAALDRSPVGAGPFTVVENVPGSHVYLEKNAGYWDAANIHIERVELLAEPDPATIVSGLQTGVYDLANVVPAQVRAAEAAKLDVVVQPGFNASNISINVNKAPFDDPRVVDAVRHAINRQEFVDKVTFGIGKVTDQPFPPGYLAYDDASANAYPYDPAKAKALLAEAGAVNVAVDLVIPAQSTAAEIIQAQLGAVGITVTIKVDPNWATPFFAKDLALSVYGTTGRESPVQTLTAHFGPDGPLNLSTPYQPAGFEEAVRKARQTPLDSPDYQGNLRAATRAGLGSRALVFTYSQPNLFVKSPKVSDIAPIPGQIHWTGLTVTP, from the coding sequence ATGACCGGCCGCGCTCTGTTCCGTACCCGCGTGGTGTCAGTCCTTGGATCTCTGCTGTTGGGGTCGGCGGGTTGCGCCGGGGGAGCGGCGGCGGCCGACGCGGTGCCGACGCTGCGCTGGGCGGTGACGCTGCCCGCGCACTGGGACCCGGTGGTGAGCGGCAGCGGCGCCCAGTTCCGGATCCTGTCGCTGGCCTACGCGTCGCTGACCGAGATCGACGAGAAGGGCGAGGCGGTGCCGTCGCTGGCCGAGTCGTGGACCTACAACGACGCCGGCGACCAGGTGACCTTCCACCTGCGTCCGAACCTCACGTTCAGCGACGGTACGCCGCTGAACGCGGCCGCGGTGCGGGCCTATCTGGAGCGGGCGAAGACGCAGAAGGACTCCGCGCTGTTCGGCGACCTCACCTCGATCGAGAGCGTGTCCGCGCGCGGCGACCTGGACGTGGTGGTGGACCTGACGCAGGTCGACTACCAGATCCCGCTGCTGCTCGGCGAGCGCGTCGCGCAGATCTCCAGCCCGGCCGTGGACCCGGCCGCGCTGGACAGATCCCCGGTCGGCGCCGGGCCCTTCACGGTGGTCGAGAACGTGCCCGGCTCCCACGTCTACCTGGAGAAGAACGCCGGCTACTGGGACGCCGCGAACATTCACATCGAGCGCGTCGAGCTGCTCGCCGAGCCGGATCCGGCCACGATCGTGTCCGGGTTGCAGACCGGCGTGTACGACCTGGCCAACGTGGTGCCGGCACAGGTCAGGGCGGCCGAGGCGGCGAAGCTCGACGTGGTGGTGCAGCCCGGCTTCAACGCGTCGAACATCAGCATCAACGTCAACAAGGCGCCGTTCGACGACCCGCGGGTGGTCGACGCGGTCCGGCACGCGATCAACCGGCAGGAGTTCGTCGACAAGGTCACGTTCGGGATCGGGAAGGTGACCGATCAGCCGTTCCCGCCGGGCTACCTCGCCTACGACGACGCGTCCGCGAACGCGTACCCCTACGACCCCGCGAAGGCCAAGGCGCTGCTTGCCGAGGCCGGGGCCGTGAACGTCGCGGTGGACCTGGTCATCCCGGCGCAGTCCACGGCCGCGGAGATCATCCAGGCGCAACTCGGCGCGGTCGGCATCACGGTCACGATCAAGGTGGATCCGAACTGGGCCACGCCGTTCTTCGCCAAGGATCTGGCGCTGTCCGTCTACGGCACCACCGGGCGCGAGTCGCCGGTGCAGACGCTGACCGCGCACTTCGGGCCGGACGGGCCGCTGAACCTGTCCACGCCGTACCAGCCGGCCGGGTTCGAGGAGGCCGTGCGGAAAGCCCGGCAGACGCCGCTGGACTCGCCGGACTACCAGGGCAATCTGCGGGCGGCCACGCGCGCGGGCCTGGGGAGCCGGGCGCTGGTCTTCACGTACTCGCAGCCGAACCTGTTCGTGAAGTCGCCGAAGGTCTCCGACATCGCGCCGATCCCGGGCCAGATTCACTGGACCGGTCTGACGGTGACGCCATGA
- a CDS encoding ABC transporter permease, with product MILKILARTVAIFVPVFLVATFVTFALRSLSGLTPAHLQLGESATPETVAAIEHEWGLDRPFLTQYGDWFAGVLRGDLGVSWYNGADIAGLLLEGAIVSLSVAGLALVIGIVFGFGFGVLAAVRRTTWVDRAITGVMTAVSVMPSFVVGIALVAVFAVALGWFPSAGYVPAERGLGLWLAHITLPAVALSFDTVADVARQLRAGLVAAYRENYVTGAVVRGLSPRRIFLRHVLRNGMGPALTVLGLKFPALLGGAVVTESIFGMAGFGKFAADSAQRGDVPAVQGVLVVSVVLVVVFNLLVNVILARVTPASARGV from the coding sequence ATGATCCTCAAAATCCTGGCAAGGACCGTGGCGATCTTCGTGCCGGTCTTCCTGGTGGCCACGTTCGTCACGTTCGCGCTCCGGTCACTGAGCGGGCTCACCCCCGCCCACCTGCAGCTCGGCGAGTCGGCCACGCCGGAGACGGTGGCCGCGATCGAGCACGAGTGGGGCCTCGACCGGCCGTTCCTCACCCAGTACGGCGACTGGTTCGCCGGCGTGCTCCGCGGTGACCTGGGCGTCAGCTGGTACAACGGCGCGGACATCGCGGGCCTGCTGCTGGAGGGCGCGATCGTCAGCCTCTCCGTGGCCGGGCTCGCGCTGGTCATCGGCATCGTCTTCGGTTTCGGGTTCGGCGTGCTGGCCGCGGTGCGCCGGACCACCTGGGTCGACCGGGCGATCACCGGCGTGATGACCGCGGTGTCCGTGATGCCGTCGTTCGTGGTCGGGATCGCGCTCGTCGCGGTGTTCGCGGTCGCACTCGGCTGGTTCCCGAGCGCCGGCTACGTACCGGCGGAACGGGGTCTCGGGTTGTGGCTCGCGCACATCACGCTGCCGGCCGTCGCGCTCAGCTTCGACACGGTCGCGGACGTGGCCCGGCAGCTGCGGGCCGGGCTGGTCGCGGCGTACCGGGAGAACTACGTGACCGGCGCGGTCGTCCGCGGGCTCTCCCCTCGGCGGATCTTCCTCCGGCACGTGCTGCGCAACGGCATGGGACCGGCGCTGACCGTGCTCGGCCTGAAGTTCCCGGCGCTGCTCGGCGGCGCGGTGGTCACGGAGTCGATCTTCGGGATGGCCGGGTTCGGGAAGTTCGCGGCCGACTCCGCGCAGCGCGGCGACGTGCCCGCGGTCCAGGGCGTGCTGGTCGTCTCCGTGGTCCTGGTCGTGGTCTTCAACCTGCTGGTCAACGTGATCCTGGCCCGGGTCACGCCGGCGTCGGCGCGGGGGGTGTGA
- a CDS encoding ABC transporter permease produces the protein MVRRVLTLPTGRIAAGLLTAIVLLALLGPLLAPHDPLAGGAEILAGPSGAYPLGTDYLGRDVLSRLLAGSRVSVLGAVQVALVALVVGVLPGILSVYLGAVFEWVTLRLADTLIALPFLVFAVAVTALLGNGIPQAMVTVGIMISPLFYRVSRAATLAVARSPYVEAALISGASIGWVVRRHVWVKVLPPIAVALAHTAGVGFVVVSSLTFLGIGVQPPAPTWGGVLAADLGYLSFRPWAPLLPTTLIMATVWACNLLADAIRDVTGPGGRALLPSRKAVPA, from the coding sequence GTGGTCCGTCGTGTGCTCACGCTCCCCACCGGCCGGATCGCGGCCGGTCTCCTGACCGCGATCGTGCTGCTGGCGCTGCTCGGGCCGCTTCTCGCGCCGCACGACCCGCTGGCCGGCGGCGCGGAGATCCTGGCCGGGCCGTCCGGCGCGTACCCGCTCGGCACCGACTACCTGGGCCGGGACGTGCTCAGCCGGCTGCTCGCCGGCTCGCGGGTGAGCGTGCTCGGTGCGGTTCAGGTCGCGCTGGTCGCGCTGGTCGTCGGCGTGCTCCCGGGCATCCTGTCGGTCTACCTCGGCGCGGTCTTCGAATGGGTCACGCTGCGGCTGGCGGACACGCTGATCGCGCTGCCGTTCCTGGTCTTCGCGGTCGCGGTGACCGCGCTGCTCGGCAACGGCATCCCGCAGGCCATGGTCACGGTCGGCATCATGATCTCGCCGCTGTTCTACCGGGTGTCCCGCGCGGCCACGCTCGCGGTGGCGAGATCGCCCTACGTGGAGGCCGCGCTGATCTCCGGCGCGTCGATCGGCTGGGTGGTGCGGCGCCACGTCTGGGTGAAGGTGCTGCCGCCGATCGCGGTCGCGTTGGCCCACACGGCCGGCGTCGGCTTCGTGGTCGTCTCCAGCCTCACGTTCCTCGGCATCGGCGTGCAGCCACCCGCGCCGACCTGGGGCGGCGTGCTCGCGGCCGACCTCGGCTACCTCAGCTTCCGGCCGTGGGCACCGCTGCTCCCGACCACCCTGATCATGGCGACCGTGTGGGCCTGCAACCTGCTCGCGGACGCGATCCGCGACGTGACCGGCCCCGGCGGACGCGCGCTCCTCCCCTCCCGAAAGGCGGTGCCGGCATGA
- a CDS encoding ABC transporter ATP-binding protein: MSDLANGTTPAQCRPPRDRDRSLTPGVSGTPAQSRPLPGRSTAGAPRPAQPVDGAILTLTDVHIGAGGREFVRGVSFTLRPGGVVGIVGESGSGKTLTCRAALGILPDGFAVTSGTVAIDGRDTATLSGREWTALRGATISAVFQDPASYLNPSLTIGSQVAEVLRVKLRLRRRAARARAQDLLASVRLPDVYGRYPHELSGGMLQRALIATAIAAGPRVLIADEATTALDVTVQAEILDLLADLRDTTGLALVVVSHDLAVVAQFCDEVLVMRAGEVVEQGPVEQVLYHPRHDYTRLLIDEHESYGLDRFLGVRNAA; this comes from the coding sequence ATGAGCGACCTGGCGAACGGGACGACGCCGGCCCAGTGCCGGCCACCGCGCGACCGCGACCGGTCGCTCACGCCCGGCGTGAGCGGGACTCCGGCGCAGAGCCGCCCGCTGCCGGGTCGATCCACCGCGGGCGCGCCGCGGCCGGCGCAGCCCGTGGACGGCGCGATTCTGACGCTGACCGACGTGCACATCGGCGCCGGCGGACGCGAGTTCGTCCGCGGTGTGTCGTTCACGCTGCGGCCCGGCGGTGTCGTGGGAATCGTGGGGGAGAGCGGCAGCGGTAAGACGCTCACCTGCCGGGCCGCGCTCGGCATCCTGCCGGACGGGTTCGCGGTCACGTCCGGCACTGTGGCGATCGACGGGCGCGACACCGCCACGTTGTCCGGCCGGGAGTGGACCGCGCTGCGCGGCGCCACCATCAGCGCGGTCTTCCAGGACCCGGCCTCCTACCTCAACCCGTCGCTCACCATCGGCTCGCAGGTCGCGGAGGTGCTGCGGGTCAAGCTGCGGCTGCGCCGCCGGGCCGCACGCGCCCGGGCACAGGACCTGCTCGCGTCGGTACGGCTGCCGGACGTCTACGGCCGCTACCCGCACGAGTTGTCCGGCGGCATGCTGCAACGCGCGCTGATCGCCACCGCGATCGCGGCCGGCCCACGCGTGCTCATCGCGGACGAGGCCACCACCGCGCTCGACGTGACCGTGCAGGCGGAGATCCTCGACCTGCTCGCCGACCTGCGCGACACCACCGGCCTCGCGCTCGTGGTGGTGTCCCACGACCTCGCCGTGGTCGCGCAGTTCTGCGACGAGGTCCTGGTCATGCGGGCCGGCGAGGTCGTCGAGCAGGGCCCGGTCGAGCAGGTCCTGTATCACCCGCGGCACGACTA